From the Cryptomeria japonica chromosome 2, Sugi_1.0, whole genome shotgun sequence genome, one window contains:
- the LOC131064290 gene encoding protein RGF1 INDUCIBLE TRANSCRIPTION FACTOR 1, translating into MVGYPLPETPPKPAWLEALLTDRFFVACPRHLEIKKNENNIFCVDCSKSICQHCLPNHQSHRLLQVRRYVYHDVIRLLDIQKLLDCSQVQTYIINSAKVVFLNQRPQSRPAKGLANSCQTCDRSLAESYRYCSVSCKVDAALNKDKSLSRLINNCSSLTFPDIFTYSPREGPKQVEEELSPTSVLEETSSGSTANDLRWMLPCPSIDMPLLKKICRRVAAPESAPTRTSGSRRKGIPHRSPIY; encoded by the exons GTTGGATATCCTTTGCCCGAGACTCCACCAAAACCAGCATGGTTGGAGGCGCTGCTGACAGATAGATTTTTTGTTGCTTGCCCAAGGCATCTTGAGATCAAGAAAAACGAGAACAATATATTTTGTGTCGATTGCAGCAAAAGTATCTGTCAACACTGTCTGCCCAACCATCAGTCACATCGTCTTCTACAG GTGCGAAGGTATGTGTACCATGACGTTATCAGGCTGCTGGACATACAGAAGTTACTCGACTGTTCTCAAGTGCAG ACCTACATAATTAATAGCGCAAAGGTGGTATTCTTGAATCAGCGGCCCCAGTCCAGACCAGCCAAAGGCCTGGCGAACTCTTGCCAAACTTGTGACAGAAGTCTGGCAGAGTCGTACCGATATTGCTCTGTCTCCTGCAAG GTAGATGCTGCATTGAACAAAGATAAAAGTTTATCTCGGTTGATCAACAATTGCAGTTCATTAACCTTCCCTGACATATTTACCTATTCTCCCAGAGAGGGTCCTAAACAGGTAGAAGAAGAATTATCACCGACCTCTGTGTTAGAGGAGACATCATCAGGATCCACAGCTAATGACCTACGTTGGATGTTACCATGTCCGTCAATAGACATGCCTCTGTTAAAGAAAATATGCAGACGTGTTGCTGCACCAGAGTCTGCTCCAACTAGGACATCAGGTAGCAGGAGAAAGGGCATTCCTCATAGGTCCCCCATATACTAA